Below is a window of Sulfitobacter sp. BSw21498 DNA.
GTCTGACACGGTCACTCCCCCCTTTGAATAGAGGTGCCTGCCCTACGCTGGGGCAGGCCACCGAGATTTAGCAAAATACCAGCAGGCTCCGCTGGTAGCGCTGACAGCCGGTGCGCCGGTTTGACACGTTCGTTACGCCACGTCATAGAAGTCGTATAAATATAAACGACAGGGCCGTGAGCCTCTCGTGAAAGGAGCCGGAATGAAAAAAATCTATGGAAGCGCTGCCGAGGCGCTGGAGGGCGTGCTGCAGGACGGCATGCTGATCGCGGCAGGGGGCTTTGGCCTGTGTGGTATTCCTGAATTGCTGCTGAACGCGATCCGCGACGCGGGCACCAAGGATTTGACCTTTGCCTCGAACAACGCGGGCGTGGACGACTTCGGCATCGGTATCCTGCTACAGACAAAGCAGGTCAAAAAGATGATCAGCTCTTATGTCGGCGAGAACAAAGAATTCATGCGCCAGTATCTGGGGGGCGAGCTTGAGCTGGAATTCAATCCCCAAGGCACCTTGGCTGAACGCATGCGCGCTGGTGGTGCTGGTATCCCTGGCTTCTATACCAAGACCGGCGTCGGCACGGTGATCGCCGAAGGCAAGGAGCACAAGGATTTCGACGGCGAGACCTATATCCTTGAACGCGGTATCGTTGCGGATCTGGCGATCGTCAAAGCGTGGAAAGCGGACGACACCGGCAACCTCGTGTTCCGCAAGACGGCCCGCAACTTTAACCCGCCTGCGGCCATGTGCGGCAAGATCTGCATCGCGGAAGTCGAAGAGATCGTGCCACGCGGCAGCCTTGACGGCGACGCGATCCACCTGCCCGGCATCTATGTACACCGCATCATTCAGGGTGATCACGAAAAACGCATCGAACAGCGCACAGTGAGGACTGCATAATGGCTTGGGATCGCAATCAAATGGCGGCACGCGCCGCGCAAGAACTGCAAGACGGTTGGTATGTGAACCTTGGCATCGGGATTCCGACGCTTGTGTCCAACTATATCC
It encodes the following:
- a CDS encoding CoA transferase subunit A, yielding MKKIYGSAAEALEGVLQDGMLIAAGGFGLCGIPELLLNAIRDAGTKDLTFASNNAGVDDFGIGILLQTKQVKKMISSYVGENKEFMRQYLGGELELEFNPQGTLAERMRAGGAGIPGFYTKTGVGTVIAEGKEHKDFDGETYILERGIVADLAIVKAWKADDTGNLVFRKTARNFNPPAAMCGKICIAEVEEIVPRGSLDGDAIHLPGIYVHRIIQGDHEKRIEQRTVRTA